From Quercus robur chromosome 8, dhQueRobu3.1, whole genome shotgun sequence:
TCTATTAGAGTaccttgaaaattcaaatatccaAATAGCTTTTTTATTGAAGTTGAGTATGATGAGAATTGATTTTTTGTGATCTTTATAAAAGCACGCTGCAAAGTTACCTTATATACAAGTCCAAAGCCACCTTCACCAAGCTTGTTATTACTTGAAAAGTTGTTAGTGGCAATGGCTATGGTAGCTAAGGTGAAGAATGTGACCTCCACGTCTTCACTTTGGCCTTTAATGTTATGGTCTATCATCACATTATTCTCCAATTTCTCTGCTGAGATCATGATGGGCTTCACATTATACACAAGAAATAATaatatggaaaatgttaaaTTCGGTTGAGGTACCCACTGATTAATTATACAATAGAattattatttgatttcaaATCAACTGAATTAGGCGATCCAAAATGCCAATATCAATAACCAAAATACAATAAGTAACCAAGTcataaagcaaaataaaataaagtaaaattataAACGCATAAGACACATAATATGATTCTGAAGTGAAAAGCCTATGGAGAACTCTCTAAAGGAAAAGGGACTATATGTGTAACCTACTCCCACTAAGGCAATTAACTATAAAAGGATGTGTTTTACGGtcttgaaaaagtaaaaaattgtaTCTAGACTTTAAATTCCCAATAGGTAACTTACTACTACGACTCACAATAGCTTTAAAACTTTGAGCTTCTTCCTATATGGATTCCTTCGATTCCTCCATGAATGGCAAGTCTGTGAATTAACTAGATCCTATGGTGCACTCCAAGGTACCTCCTTGAATATTTGATCTACAGTCACCTCACTAGAAGAAAGGCTCTGTGGTTTCGAACTTTATTTCACAAGATTTTATAAAACTGATAGGATTCTCTCAAGAAAGCTCATAGATGAGGGAGGGCTAGTCGGGGCCTTGCTTAATGGGATCTATATTTACTAGCTTGAGTCAACTTGGTGCCCTTGCTCGAGGCCAAAACAATAGTTTAGCCTTGTTTGAAAATGATTATGCAAATTTTATTGCTCACCGTGATTTTTCTTTAGATCGAATGGCTAAACATCAAAGTTTTTCTTGTTCAACATCTTACTagttgctttgtttgtttctagAAGTTCAATCAAACAATCTTTCAATATCTTTTCCAAAGTGGTTCAGAGAAAGAAATATTACCTCTGAAGTTTGTCCTTTTGCAAATGCAGTAGGTAATCAAGAGCACCCCAAAAACTACGGCAATTGCAACAACAACTATCACTATcaccttcatctttttcttgtcTTTCACCTCTTTAGGATTGACTTTGCAATagaaaagcaaaaatattttagtaatgcAACAAAATAGATGGAAACAGCAAAGATTATAGCTTTAATGGCAagtaaaaatatgaattaaagaGCAACAAAGACCATAGGCCTATTACCTTGCTCTGAAGCAAGCATTTGAATATATACATCCTGCATATAAGCATCCTGCCCATTAGCTGCAACCCGTCTAATATCAATTAGATCTCCAAACCACATGGTGCAACCCACTTCCTCCATTTTTAACATCTGAGTTTGCATAAGCCGTACAGGAACAATTGTCGAAACATTTGACTCTGCACTCATTAAGATTCATACTTCCGTTCACCCAGGAATACGTGGTATCTGGCATTTTGAGcccaacaaatttaacaaaCCCAATTTTATCTTTATCCTGGCAGCTCAGTTGGGTAATACGTACACATCCCTTAGACCACTCATCTGGGTTCCATGTATCTGGTGACTTATACAGTTATGCTTGAATCCTTCTTCACATTGACAGATAGGTGAC
This genomic window contains:
- the LOC126694804 gene encoding putative inactive G-type lectin S-receptor-like serine/threonine-protein kinase SRK; translated protein: MSAESNVSTIVPVRLMQTQMLKMEEVGCTMWFGDLIDIRRVAANGQDAYMQDVYIQMLASEQVNPKEVKDKKKMKVIVIVVVAIAVVFGVLLITYCICKRTNFRAHHDLSREIGE